The Cydia fagiglandana chromosome 4, ilCydFagi1.1, whole genome shotgun sequence genome has a window encoding:
- the LOC134663724 gene encoding uncharacterized protein LOC134663724, giving the protein MPYILIRGNLASYGHKNPWRVLVSGLKAGDIEQLKRFACGGYCDDSTIVYLQHPCVILSALEVLGYKVVASSSTAVKQDYNEYMWTMRKEFSEPEPSVIVEQDNITNFSKEAMHFGNYQQPAKDDEV; this is encoded by the exons ATGCCCTACATTTTGATCAGAGGTAACCTCGCATCTTATGGCCATAAAAACCCTTGGCGTGTTTTAGTATCCGGCTtaaaag CTGGTGACATTGAGCAGTTAAAAAGATTTGCGTGTGGCGGGTACTGTGATGATTCTACGATTGTCTACTTGCAGCACCCCTGTGTAATACTGAGCGCATTAGAG GTATTGGGTTACAAAGTGGTTGCATCAAGTTCTACAGCAGTCAAACAAGACTATAATGAATAcatgtggactatgagaaaggaGTTTTCAGAACCGGAACCATCAGTGATTGTAGAGCAGGACAACATCACAAATTTTAGCAAAGAGGCTATGCACTTTGGTAACTATCAGCAGCCAGCAAAAGACGACGAAGTGTAA